One segment of Triticum aestivum cultivar Chinese Spring chromosome 2A, IWGSC CS RefSeq v2.1, whole genome shotgun sequence DNA contains the following:
- the LOC123188493 gene encoding COP9 signalosome complex subunit 7 isoform X1, which translates to MAMDAERRQAELIEQFSAQAAALSSAPQLAALVLEATSHPALFAFSELLTLPALSKLTGTQYASSLDLLRLFAYGTLKDYKSNSSALPALLPDQARKLKQLSVLTLAESTKVLPYDQLMQELDVSNVRELEDFLINECMYSGIVRGKLDQLRRCFEVQFAAGRDLTHDQLTNMIETLSDWLGTSDNLLHQIQEKIKWADTTSESNKKHQKEFEDRVEEAKKSVKADNDLRGHDDFLSESGGIMDFEEDRIRPKRRRQPMA; encoded by the exons ATGGCGATGGACGCGGAGCGGCGGCAGGCGGAGCTGATCGAGCAGTtttcggcgcaggcggcggcgctctccTCGGCTCCTCAGCTGGCGGCGCTCGTGCTCGAGGCCACCTCCCACCCGGCGCTCTTTGCCTTCTCCGAGCTCCTCACCCTTCCAGCCCTCTCCAAG CTAACGGGCACGCAGTACGCCTCGTCGCTGGACCTGCTCCGCCTCTTCGCCTACGGCACCCTCAAGGACTACAAGA GTAATTCTAGCGCCCTCCCTGCATTGTTGCCTGATCAAGCCCGGAAGCTGAAGCAACTCAGTGTGCTAACTTTGGCTGAGTCAACCAAG GTACTTCCATATGATCAGCTCATGCAAGAGCTAGACGTTTCCAATGTGAGAGAACTTGAAGATTTCCTCATCAATGAGTGCATGTACTCA GGTATTGTCAGAGGCAAGTTGGACCAACTGCGGCGGTGCTTTGAA GTACAATTTGCAGCTGGAAGGGACCTCACACATGATCAGCTAACCAACATGATTGAGACCTTGTCTGACTG GTTGGGAACATCAGATAATTTATTACACCAAATTCAGGAGAAAATCAAGTGGGCGGATACAACAAGTGAATCGAACAAGAAGCACCAGAAAGAATTTGAAGACAGAGTGGAAGAAGCCAAGAAGTCAGTCAAG GCAGACAATGACTTACGGGGGCATGACGACTTTCTCTCTGAATCTGGAGGAATAATGGATTTTGAGGAGGACCGCATCCGACCAAAAAG
- the LOC123188493 gene encoding COP9 signalosome complex subunit 7 isoform X2 yields MAMDAERRQAELIEQFSAQAAALSSAPQLAALVLEATSHPALFAFSELLTLPALSKLTGTQYASSLDLLRLFAYGTLKDYKSNSSALPALLPDQARKLKQLSVLTLAESTKVLPYDQLMQELDVSNVRELEDFLINECMYSGIVRGKLDQLRRCFEVQFAAGRDLTHDQLTNMIETLSDWLGTSDNLLHQIQEKIKWADTTSESNKKHQKEFEDRVEEAKKSVKKLNNVSRQTMTYGGMTTFSLNLEE; encoded by the exons ATGGCGATGGACGCGGAGCGGCGGCAGGCGGAGCTGATCGAGCAGTtttcggcgcaggcggcggcgctctccTCGGCTCCTCAGCTGGCGGCGCTCGTGCTCGAGGCCACCTCCCACCCGGCGCTCTTTGCCTTCTCCGAGCTCCTCACCCTTCCAGCCCTCTCCAAG CTAACGGGCACGCAGTACGCCTCGTCGCTGGACCTGCTCCGCCTCTTCGCCTACGGCACCCTCAAGGACTACAAGA GTAATTCTAGCGCCCTCCCTGCATTGTTGCCTGATCAAGCCCGGAAGCTGAAGCAACTCAGTGTGCTAACTTTGGCTGAGTCAACCAAG GTACTTCCATATGATCAGCTCATGCAAGAGCTAGACGTTTCCAATGTGAGAGAACTTGAAGATTTCCTCATCAATGAGTGCATGTACTCA GGTATTGTCAGAGGCAAGTTGGACCAACTGCGGCGGTGCTTTGAA GTACAATTTGCAGCTGGAAGGGACCTCACACATGATCAGCTAACCAACATGATTGAGACCTTGTCTGACTG GTTGGGAACATCAGATAATTTATTACACCAAATTCAGGAGAAAATCAAGTGGGCGGATACAACAAGTGAATCGAACAAGAAGCACCAGAAAGAATTTGAAGACAGAGTGGAAGAAGCCAAGAAGTCAGTCAAG AAGTTGAACAATGTAAGCAGGCAGACAATGACTTACGGGGGCATGACGACTTTCTCTCTGAATCTGGAGGAATAA